One genomic region from Candidatus Brocadiia bacterium encodes:
- a CDS encoding HEAT repeat domain-containing protein: MKLFRAITVTGCLILSGLAHPADKDPSPDSFTKKRMEMLASKDSKARSQATSNLGSVGHREAIPKIIELLNDWDRDVRESAIDALGNLGAKEAAPQLINLLADKTATTSFSASSALAQVNARDKIPELLKLTKHEDINVRCLAISTLGFMCAKEAIPDITRFSKNSHTFVRQSAIYALANIGAKETVPELIKALKDTEPVISHAAAYALSKLNAKEAIPEIIKRISEEDDEVRFTPARALGRLGAKEAIPELLKLLQFGTRNARQGAAASLGDLGAKEAIPVLMDLLNYQDRFLVAEAARSLGKLNAKEAIGKLIELLKDKSLDVNSEAAWALGKIGALEAAPKLRDFLKGGWCFSDSVRITFSRVYFKSFQSSVVKALALLGDTEAIPAILVIANDHQHQSSFERGWAAIALIELGARDKLDKSCVADIRFACDNSPDEEKDRAKSALKKAEVK, from the coding sequence ATGAAACTGTTTCGCGCCATAACCGTTACCGGATGCCTGATATTATCCGGTCTGGCCCACCCGGCCGATAAAGACCCATCGCCTGATTCATTCACCAAGAAACGCATGGAGATGTTGGCCAGTAAGGACTCGAAAGCGCGTTCACAGGCAACCTCGAACCTCGGCTCCGTCGGCCACCGCGAAGCCATCCCCAAAATCATCGAGCTCCTCAACGATTGGGACCGCGATGTGCGCGAATCGGCCATCGATGCTTTGGGCAACCTGGGTGCCAAGGAAGCCGCGCCTCAGCTCATCAATCTGCTGGCCGACAAAACCGCGACCACCTCGTTCTCGGCCAGCTCGGCCCTGGCTCAGGTTAACGCCCGCGATAAAATACCGGAACTGCTCAAACTGACCAAGCACGAGGACATCAACGTCCGCTGCCTGGCCATCTCGACCCTGGGTTTTATGTGCGCCAAGGAAGCTATTCCGGATATCACCCGCTTCTCTAAAAATTCGCATACCTTCGTCCGCCAGTCGGCCATATACGCCCTGGCCAACATCGGCGCCAAGGAAACCGTGCCGGAACTTATCAAGGCGCTTAAGGACACCGAACCGGTCATCAGCCACGCCGCCGCCTACGCCCTGTCCAAACTTAACGCCAAGGAAGCCATTCCTGAAATAATCAAGCGCATCAGCGAAGAGGACGACGAGGTCCGCTTTACCCCGGCCCGGGCCCTGGGCCGGCTCGGCGCCAAGGAGGCTATCCCGGAATTATTGAAACTGCTCCAGTTCGGCACGCGCAACGCCCGCCAGGGCGCGGCCGCTTCTCTGGGCGACCTGGGCGCCAAGGAAGCCATACCCGTGCTCATGGACCTCCTCAACTACCAGGACCGCTTTCTGGTGGCCGAGGCCGCCCGCTCATTGGGCAAACTCAACGCCAAGGAAGCCATCGGCAAGCTGATTGAACTGCTCAAGGACAAAAGCCTGGACGTCAACTCCGAGGCCGCCTGGGCCCTGGGTAAAATCGGAGCGCTCGAGGCCGCGCCCAAGCTCAGGGATTTCCTCAAGGGCGGCTGGTGCTTTTCCGATTCGGTCCGGATTACTTTCAGCCGCGTCTATTTCAAATCATTCCAGTCGTCCGTAGTCAAAGCACTGGCCCTGCTGGGTGATACGGAAGCCATCCCTGCCATTTTAGTTATTGCCAACGACCACCAGCATCAGTCATCCTTCGAGCGCGGCTGGGCGGCTATCGCGCTGATTGAGCTGGGCGCCCGGGACAAGCTCGACAAATCCTGCGTTGCCGATATCAGGTTCGCCTGCGATAACAGCCCGGACGAGGAAAAGGACCGGGCCAAGTCCGCCCTGAAAAAGGCCGAGGTCAAATAA